DNA from Kryptolebias marmoratus isolate JLee-2015 linkage group LG15, ASM164957v2, whole genome shotgun sequence:
GCTCAAGGCTGGACGGGACGGCAGCAGAGACAGATGGACCGGTTTAACCATAGAAAGACAGATGGACCAGTTTAACCACAGAAAGGGAGGCTGACCTCCTTAAGAGCGCAGCGAGGAGGACAGGGAGACAAAGAGACGGTGTCAAACACAGAGACGCTTCTCTGGAATAGCTGTCATTAATCTTCAGTatctctgcagacagaaatcTGGAGCAACTCGAGCCTTCGCagcaaaattaaatcaaaactacAGAGATAAGGAGAAGTAATTACACCTCAAAGCTCCGACACAACTCCTCACAGAAGAGCTCAATTTGTTGGGTTCAAGAATTACAAAATATTTGCTCCCTGTCGCCaaaaaaggcaggtgatcatgtacctgtgtgtgtctgtgttaacaaaatatctcatagaGCAGCGGAGCGAGGCAGACTCCGGGACAAACCTCGACCTCTCAGGACAGATTATGTGTCCTCTCTGCTGGGAGCTGGAGGACAGACGGACAGgcggatggacggacggacggacggacggacggatggatggatggatggatggacggacggacggacggacggttggttggttgattggatgattggatggatgtttggttggttggttagatggacgaatggatggatggatggatggttggatggacggatggatggatggatggatagatggatggatggacggacggttggttggttgattggatgaatggatggatggatgaatggatggatggatgatggatggNNNNNNNNNNNNNNNNNNNNNNNNNNNNNNNNNNNNNNNNNNNNNNNNNNNNNNNNNNNNNNNNNNNNNNNNNNNNNNNNNNNNNNNNNNNNNNNNNNNNNNNNNNNNNNNNNNNNNNNNNNNNNNNNNNNNNNNNNNNNNNNNNNNNNNNNNNNNNNNNNNNNNNNNNNNNNNNNNNNNNNNNNNNNNNNNNNNNNNNNNNNNNNNNNNNNNNNNNNNNNNNNNNNNNNNNNNNNNNNNNNNNNNNNNNNNNNNNNNNNNNNNNNNNNNNNNNNNNNNNNNNNNNNNNNNNNNNNNNNNNNNNNNNNNNNNNNNNNNNNNNNNNNNNNNNNNNNNNNNNNNNNNNNNNNNNNNNNNNNNNNNNNNNNNNNNNNNNNNNNNNNNNNNNNNNNNNNNNNNNNNNNNNNNNNNNNNNNNNNNNNNNNNNNNNNNNNNNNNNNNNNNNNNNNNNNNNNNNNNNNNNNNNNNNNNNNNNNNNNNNNNNNNNNNNNNNNNNNNNNNNNNNNNNNNNNNNNNNNNNNNNNNNNNNNNNNNNNNNNNNNNNNNNNNNNNNNNNNNNNNNNNNNNNNNNNNNNNNNNNNNNNNNNNNNNNNNNNNNNNNNNNNNNNNNNNNNNNNNNNNNNNNNNNNNNNNNNNNNNNNNNNNNNNNNNNNNNNNNNNNNNNNNNNNNNNNNNNNNNNNNNNNNNNNNNNNNNNNNNNNNNNNNNNNNNNNNNNNNNNNNNNNNNNNNNNNNNNNNNNNNNNNNNNNNNNNNNNNNNNNNNNNNNNNNNNNNNNNNNNNNNNNNNNNNNNNNNNNNNNNNNNNNNNNNNNNNNNNNNNNNNNNNNNNNNNNNNNNNNNNNNNNNNNNNNNNNNNNNNNNNNNNNNNNNNNNNNNNNNNNNNNNNNNNNNNNNNNNNNNNNNNNNNNNNNNNNNNNNNNNNNNNNNNNNNNNNNNNNNNNNNNNNNNNNNNNNNNNNNNNNNNNNNNNNNNNNNNNNNNNNNNNNNNNNNNNNNNNNNNNNNNNNNNNNNNNNNNNNNNNNNNNNNNNNNNNNNNNNNNNNNNNNNNNNNNNNNNNNNNNNNNNNNNNNNNNNNNNNNNNNNNNNNNNNNNNNNNNNNNNNNNNNNNNNNNNNNNNNNNNNNtgttgttgttgctgttgttgttgttgttgctgttgttgctgttgttgctgttgcttttgctgttgttgctgttgttgctgttgctgttgttgtcattgttgttgctgttgttgtgttgttgttgttgctgttgttgttgttgttgttgttgttgttgctgttgttgttgttgttgctgttgttgctgttgttgttgctgtttttgttgttgttgtcgttgttgttgctgttgttgttgctgttgttgtgttgtgttgccGTTGtcgttgttgctgttgttgttgttgtcgctgttgctgttgttgttgttgttgttgttgttgttgttgttgctgttgttgctgttgttgttgctgttttgttgttgttgttgctgttgttgttgttgctgttgttgttgttgtcattgttgttgctgttgttgtgttgtgttgtcgTTGtcgttgttgctgctgttgttgttgttgttgttgtcactgttgttgctgttgttgctgttgcttttgttgttgttgtcgttgttgctgttgctgttgttgctgttgttgttgctgttgctgttgttgttgttgttgttgttgttgctgttgttgttgtcgttgctgttgtttttgttgtcgctgttgttgctgttgttgctgttgttgttgttgttgttgttgttgttgttgtgaaccTGATTTTGCTCCACTCCTACTGAAGATGCAGattgttttgaataatttacagaaaatatctTTTGGTGTTTTGGGGACTGGTTGAGTGtttgagcagtttttaaatgtgagcTGGTGCCTTATTATACATTTATATCCTTGTTACTTcggtttaaattatttacatctTCTGTTTATCTGAAGTTGTCGTCATGCACTCAGCTCTGAAGTGGGCGGGGGCACATCTGTTCACCCACAGCTGCAGGAAGACTTGAGTGGTCCACTTCCTGCAGGACCTTTCATGAATCTATGAATGAAAATCAGACCCAATTAGAAACcagtttgttcacattttatcATTCCTTCACATCAGAtgtgttttattatcatttatcaaattaaatttaaaaaatagtcttTGTTTGACTGAAAATGACTCTCTGAtgataaaaagaacaacattttcTATAAAATCAGGCTGTGATGCTGAGAGctgatgaagaagctgaaacttgttaaagttgttaaagctaaaagaagcagaacattagctaaaagctaaaagtagctaaatgctgcCTAAAGGCTCaaagaggcagcagctgaagcagtttCTGCAGGAACTGGAGGGATCTCTGTGGATCTCTGTGGAGgattttgtgttaaatgaaggtaaatattttgttatatataaaagtcacagcagccatcttgtggatgagccgaacattttgataaatcaacagctaaaatagcacaaagtctgcagaaggagTCAGATTGCCTAAAAAAGTccagaataataaaaaccatGAGAACCTGGTGTGAATGCTGGAACCGGTTTACAGTTTGGACGGAGACGTGGACACAGACATGTCTGACATTCTGTAAAAATGTACCTCCTGAGACAGCAGAGCTTCATCTCCTCACAGAGATCCACTCCTCCTCCTGAGCTCAGGCTGGAAAACCCCATAATGCACAGCTGGATTGATGATTGGAAGGATTTAGGTTTAAACCCACCTGGAGCTGCTGATTTCAGTTTACAGGAggttattttaatgtaaaacttcCAAATGCATCTTTAATCctctttaatttgttgtaaaCGTGTTGCATAGCATCAATAATTTCACTCTCTGACACCTACACAGCTTTTGTGAGAACCCCACCAGATTGCCAGACCTCCACAGTTCTGGCTCGGGATGCAGTGAGTCCCAGTGGGAGTCCAGTCAGTTGCCATGGAGACGCTGGGTCTTTAGATGGTCTCCTTCTCTTTTCCTGACTTAGACTGCAGGGGGATGGTGGGCTCTGGGTGGTGGGCTCTGGGTGGTGGGTTCTGGGCTGTGGGCTTTGGGTGGTGGACTCTGGGATGTGGACTCTGGGATGTGGGTGGTGGGGTCTGGGTGGTGGGCTTTGGGTGGTGGGCTCTGGGTGGTGGACTCTGGGTGGTGGGCTCTGGGCTGTGGGCTTTGGGTGGTGGACTCTGGGATGTGGACTCTGGGATGTGGGTGGTGGGGTCTGGGTGGTGGGCTTTGGGTGGTGGGCTCTGGGTGGTGGACTCTGGGTGGTGGGCTCTGGGCTGTGGGCTTTGGGTGGTGGACTCTGGGATGTGGACTCTGGGATGTGGGTGGTGGGGTCTGGGTGGTGGGCTTTGGGTGGTGGGCTCTGGGTGGTGGACTCTGGGTGGTGGGCTCTGGGCTGTGGGCTTTGGGTGGTGGACTCTGGGATGTGGACTCTGGGATGTGGGTGGTGGGGTCTGGGTGGTGGGCTTTGGGTGGTGGGCTCTGGGTGGTGGACTCTGGGTGGTGGGCTCTGGGCTGTGGGCTTTGGGTGGTGGACTCTGGGATGTGGACTCTGGGATGTGGGTGGTGGGGTCTGGGTGGTGGGCTTTGGGTGGTGGGCTCTGGGTGGTGGACTCTGGGTGGTGGGCTCTGGGCTGTGGGCTTTGGGTGGTGGACTCTGGGATGTGGACTCTGGGATGTGGGTGGTGGGGTCTGGGTGGTGGGCTTTGGGTGGTGGGCTCTGGGTGGTGGACTCTGGGTGGTGGGCTCTGGGCTGTGGGCTTTGGGTGGTGGACTCTGGGATGTGGACTCTGGGATGTGGGTGGTGGGGTCTGGGTGGTGGGCTTTGGGTGGTGGGCTCTGGGTGGTGGACTCTGGGTGGTGGGCTCTGGGCTGTGGGCTTTGGGTGGTGGACTCTGGGATGTGGACTCTGGGATGTGGGTGGTGGGGTCTGGGTGGTGGGCTTTGGGTGGTGGGCTCTGGGTGGTGGACTCTGGGTGGTGGGCTCTGGGCTGTGGGCTTTGGGTGGTGGACTCTGGGATGTGGACTCTGGGATGTGGGTGGTGGGGTCTGGGTGGTGGGCTTTGGGTGGTGGGCTCTGGGTGGTGGACTCTGGGTGGTGGGCTCTGGGCTGTGGGCTTTGGGTGGTGGACTCTGGGATGTGGACTCTGGGATGTGGGTGGTGGGGTCTGGGTGGTGGGCTTTGGGTGGTGGGCTCTGGGTGGTGGACTCTGGGTGGTGGGCTCTGGGCTGTGGGCTTTGGGTGGTGGACTCTGGGATGTGGACTCTGGGATGTGGGTGGTGGGGTCTGGGTGGTGGGCTTTGGGTGGTGGGCTCTGGGTGGTGGACTCTGGGTGGTGGGCTCTGGGCTGTGGGCTTTGGGTGGTGGACTCTGGGATGTGGACTCTGGGATGTGGGTGGTGGGGTCTGGGTGGTGGGCTTTGGGTGGTGGGCTCTGGGTGGTGGGTTCTGGGATCTGGGTGGTGGGGTCTGGGTGGTGGGCTTTGGGTGGTGGGGTCTGGGATCTGGGTGGTGGGCTCTGGGTGGTGGGGTCTAGGTGAAAACTGAGCTGTTTGACCAGAATGACCattgttacatttggaggaaaaggGAAAAGCCTGAACCATCCAACTGTGAAGCACGGGggcggcagcatcatgttgtgggggtgttttgctgctgataagagactcgatctgtcacaGGTTTGTGGGccaattataaaacatttaagataTTTTCACGGGGGCCAGAAAAAGTTGTAACAAGACCCAGATCTGGcctgcgggccttgagtttgtgGCTTGGAGGGCATCATAACCTGTGAGCAGAACACCTGACGGTTCTGTTGCCTCCTGATGAGAACATCTCAGAGGACCCATGCTCGTTCATAACTCTTTATAACTCTTAGAGGTGCCTGACCTTCAGATCTGTTCCCTGCTGCAATAAAACcagccttccttgaaggaatgcctgtcaCCCGCTGCTGAGTTTTAAACACCGATGTTTATGATCTGTTACCACTCAGAGTCTGTGTtctggatgactctcagctactaccactccacaTTTATCTGTTAAAACCATGTTGTTTTCTGAGGCAATGAAGTGGAATAAAGAGGAGAATcagacgatgatgatgatgatgatgatgatcactGACTGAGGAGCAGCTGCATTAGTTCCCAAATAATTAAAACGTGTTAATGTCAGGAAGAGTTATATAACGAGCATAAACACATCTATTTCCAGTTTTTGAGACATTTgttgtgcaaaatatttgtttgttggcTGCAACATAAAATAAGTTCCTCTGTGTTCAAATGAATCACAAAACTACAGATTTACAGCATTTCTCCGAGTTTCCAGCTGTTCTTCATGTTGCGGCTGTAAATACGGTAAAGTTCCTAGACGTTATATTTCAGCAGCACTTGGGAGGGAGTAGAAGGTCCATTACATTTCTGTCGCCGGGAGCAGAATGTTTTCCACCTCAGGGTCAGACTGGAACTCCCTCCAGCAAGCAGCCATCCATGAAATGAGAAAATCTATAATGCATTTAATTCTGTGCTCTATGGATCAAGGCTCTGCCTCCAAGTGGCTCTGGAAGGACTACAAACACCACCAAACACCTCCAACCTCCCCCAAACATAAACACCATCAGCCTGCATCAACCGTTCTGCCTGACGGACAGAAACTGTAACTACAGCTGACACTgtttcatccattttctctgtttctgttgctCACACCTCCTAATGAGCCTCAAATGAGAATTTACATTTATCACAATCAGTTCAACAAATCTACTGTAAATCTTTTCATTTGCTTCtctttcagttgtttattttctcccGACCAACGCAGTTTCCCTTCACTCATCCTGGGCATAAATATTACATTCATttgggcttttaatgatttatttaaaccatcAGGTTCAGGTTTAGGGAAGCTTCCAGAAGCTTCATGTCAGACTGACTTATACAATCAGAAATCAGCTctgatgattcatccaatcagaaaccagctctgatgattcatccaatcagaaaccagctctgatgtgtgtttgggatcattgtcctgttggacccaactgtgtccaagttCCAACCgtccagctgctggtttgagGTGAAGATAAAGAGTTTGGAGGTAGTCCTCCTCACtttgtaccacagcatgatgctgccaccaccatgcctgacaGCTGGTTCAGTGTTCTCAGCTTCTTAGACATTTGTCTCGTCCATGTgcacagctgcaggtttcagtcctGTTGGAAGGttctggagctttttttttggtcttctcAGTCTAAGATGATGTATGAAATTGTCTTCACTGCGGACAGGGagactggtggacagggacactggagACAAGGACACTggggacagggacactggtggacagggacactggagACAAGGACACTggggacagggacactggtagACAGGGACACTGGAGACAAGGACACTGGgtacagggacactggtggacagggacacatGTAGACAGGGACACTGGTATTCCACCAGAATCCATTTCTTTGCAGGATTGAGTCTTGGTGGTTCCTGGGTCATTCCTGAACATCTGAACCAGTTTTCTTCCATCTGAGGGGACAGGTGAGCGTTGCTCAGTCCAATAATTTGTGTCTAacagaaactaccagctgcagtcaatcatgatcactaacaaGAAGTTAAAAGGCCTTGTCAAGTTAAAAGACTCTTCAGCACCTCTTATTACCAGGTTTAGGTGAATGTATGAATATATCTACATGCATAAATTTGACCTCCAACAAATTTAaacttggttttaaaaacaactgaagttgttgtaaaatcataataaataatggtttaaataaatcaataaagctTCAAATGATTCTGGCATTTATGTCCAagatgagtggatggaaacttctgaTCCCAAAGTGAAAGTCTTCCATCATTTAGAGAATTATCATAACAAACTGGAtgcataaataaacctgctgaGGATCCGTCTACTTTCTCTGGATTTGATAAAAAAAGGTCTTGAGACAAACTGTCTAAAATTAGAAATAGTAGGAAAATGATCTTTTCAGTATTTGAAGTAAGCGTTTGAAGACTTCGGCCTCGAGGGATGCAATCACCATCTTAGTCACTCTCCCTCGCAGCAGTCTGCCCTTTAAAAGGATTCAAAGACTCAGAAGATGAATGAGGCAGATTTCTGGCAGAATTTCAGTGAATTTCAATTTACCAGATGGCTCTCTTGGTTACGTAACACCAAAGATGGATTTTGCTGCTGATTTATGATCATTTTCAAAGTCCTGCATCATCCTGGCTCGacaaaaaaacttacatttgtACTaacatcttctgttgagaaacgATGGAGCTGTTGTCGTTTTGAAACTAATGTTAGGACAGATCTCATGAGATGTCACTCTCagaggaatgactctcagctactaccacaccaaggctgagctcagcatctgtaaataTGACTGAGTCAAAGTCAGAAACCTTTAGTCTAAATGGACACAGAATGCTTCCTGATGCGTCTCTCTGGGCGTCTGCTGTCCTGCTGTGGCTGTAAGGCCCGTCCGTTCAGGTTTAAATAACTAGGCCTCTGCTGGATGAACTCCTATAGATCCCGCTCATCGTTCGTCTATAACAGCAGTAAAGAGCCGTGCAGCAGCTGTGTGAAGGAGGGGACACGTGGCAGAGGATGTTCAGTCTTGTGTCTTTGTGCTCTCCTTAATCACATCAGTGAGTTGGACAGGGGCAGATAAGGGGATAAGGGACTGTCAGCGTGAAGTTCAATCAGGTCCGGTTCACTCATCCTCTGTTCTCAGTCAGATGTGAGCAGTGGGTTTTATTGTCCATCTCTGTGACAGTGGGGCTTTATTAGAACTAAGAAGCCTTAAGGGATGTGCAGAGAGCAGCACTTCTTATCCTGATTATCATAAAACTCTTTAGGAATAAAGACACAGAAGAGTaccttttaaaacacagagacTGGCCTCAGCAAAGCCTGAGCAATGTGTTCGTTTTCATGCATCCATAAGATGCAAAGACTCATACCGTTCCACCGTAACTCCGTTTAATTTTCATTTCAGGAACATTTCAGGTGGGATCAGCTCTGCCTGTCGTTGTCTCAGATAAGGcaagaaaaagcattttctgcagaaatacagtGTAAGCAGCGGGGACTGAGACtttactgaagaagctaaaCGGTAAtagttaaagctaaatgtagcaaaaagccagctaaaagccaaaagtagcctAAGAAGACAAAACCAGAGGCAGTCGCtgatgcagattttaaaaagagcaatgtttatgaaggaactgaagagctctcagtttgtttctatggggaaagtatttgtgaaaacaaaaagtttcatatttttgaaaagtgtgaaatgtacaaaaaatataatctccagcagccatctcctgaaagagctgaacattttgataaatttgCAGCTAAAACTGCAAAGTCTGCAGAATGAGTCAGGTTAACAACAAATGTACAAACAGGACAACAACAGAGGgaatcaaaatatttatttggatctgtttttgtcttttatgctaattcttttagcttttagctagcaatctgctacttttagctttcacggctcagtttcagcttcttcagctgctcccaGCATTCAGGCTGCAGTTTCACAGAAGATGTAATCTCTCTGGCATACACAGTTTTCCCACATTTGATGGATTATCTTTGATCAGACAAAAATATTCTTCATCACTTTTTACCTCAAACTGTTAAACATAGAAAATCAGACATAGATCGGCTGCACAGCGAGCAGGAAGGAAGTGAGATCAGAATTAAAACACTTCTGAGGCTAAACTGTGGCgaataaacaataatataaaaatacttcTTTGTTAGTCAAGAATACAGGAAGTTAAAACCCAAATAAGGTGTCCGTGTCTGTGCTGTCCGCTCTAGGTTTCGTGGATCTATGTTGGTTCGGTCGTGCCGACGTGAACGCGCATGTCGGGCGCGCTGCGGAGCTGCTCCTGCCTCGGCTCTCACGATCATCCGTGAGGATGGCGCTGACGGCGCGAGGCGGCgggcttttaatgattaaatagaTGCCAGGACCCGATGAAATTACGTCCAAACGGGCCGGAAACGCGCACACACCGCAGCGCCGCCGTCCTCTGGGGAGGGGGCGATAAACGAGCCTCCGCCGGGCCGACAGGGCAGGACGACGCTTTGGACGCTCCTGATGGAATTCCCAGCGGCTGCTAGATGGAGAAACCGAAAGGGTGGACTcgttatgaataattaaaagaagCCTCATCTGCTGCTAAAACAGAAGCCAAAATGCATCTGCACCAGGTGCTGACGGGAGCCGTGAACCCCGGGGACTGCTGCTACTCGGTGGGGAGCGTGAACGACGTCCCCTTCACGGTgagatttggatttttgttgtttttactcgGAATGACACCGACTGAAGCTAACTGCCGATTAGCTGGCTAGCTTAGTTCGCTAACGCTCGGCGTAAACGGGCTCGCGAGCGAGTTAGCTTGAAGCGCGAGCTCGAGCCGCCGCGCGCCGACATTTCATTCACACGGTTT
Protein-coding regions in this window:
- the LOC108250262 gene encoding extensin-1-like, with translation MVILVKQLSFHLDPTTQSPPPRSQTPPPKAHHPDPTTQIPEPTTQSPPPKAHHPDPTTHIPESTSQSPPPKAHSPEPTTQSPPPRAHHPKPTTQTPPPTSQSPHPRVHHPKPTAQSPPPRVHHPEPTTQSPPPRPHHPHPRVHIPESTTQSPQPRAHHPESTTQSPPPKAHHPDPTTHIPESTSQSPPPKAHSPEPTTQSPPPRAHHPKPTTQTPPPTSQSPHPRVHHPKPTAQSPPPRVHHPEPTTQSPPPRPHHPHPRVHIPESTTQSPQPRAHHPESTTQSPPPKAHHPDPTTHIPESTSQSPPPKAHSPEPTTQSPPPRAHHPKPTTQTPPPTSQSPHPRVHHPKPTAQSPPPRVHHPEPTTQSPPPRPHHPHPRVHIPESTTQSPQPRAHHPESTTQSPPPKAHHPDPTTHIPESTSQSPPPKAHSPEPTTQSPPPRAHHPKPTTQTPPPTSQSPHPRVHHPKPTAQSPPPRVHHPEPTTQSPPPRPHHPHPRVHIPESTTQSPQPRTHHPEPTTQSPPSPCSLSQEKRRRPSKDPASPWQLTGLPLGLTASRARTVEVWQSGGVLTKAV